A stretch of the Streptomyces sp. NBC_01428 genome encodes the following:
- a CDS encoding thioredoxin domain-containing protein, which yields MSKRNSQSAKTAARERLRVERERQAKRDKVKRQAIVAGSLVAVLAIAGGIGYAVVQNNKPSQWEAVASDKVVAPANTTGTNGTTVVLGKSTAKKTLKLYEDPRCPICASFEQTVGPTLKKDFDAGKFKIQYIGGTFLDGDTDDKGKIQIGSRGEGSKNAMSALGAALNVSPEAFLEYKTALYSAKYHPEETDDKFKSDAYLIKVANTVAALKNNTAFQSAVKDGKYDAWGLAMSETFNTNKDDVNGTPSLVMDGKKLTGADGQAAPMSVADYTKAMEAALKG from the coding sequence ATGAGCAAGCGGAACAGCCAGTCGGCGAAGACGGCGGCCCGCGAGCGCCTGCGCGTCGAACGCGAGCGTCAGGCCAAGCGCGACAAGGTCAAGCGCCAGGCGATCGTGGCCGGCTCCCTGGTCGCGGTCCTCGCGATAGCCGGCGGCATCGGCTACGCGGTCGTGCAGAACAACAAGCCGTCCCAGTGGGAGGCCGTCGCGAGCGACAAGGTCGTCGCCCCGGCCAACACCACCGGCACGAACGGCACCACGGTCGTTCTCGGCAAGAGCACCGCCAAGAAGACCCTGAAGCTGTACGAGGACCCGCGCTGCCCGATCTGCGCCTCCTTCGAGCAGACCGTCGGCCCGACCCTGAAGAAGGACTTCGACGCCGGCAAGTTCAAGATCCAGTACATCGGCGGCACGTTCCTCGACGGCGACACCGACGACAAGGGCAAGATCCAGATCGGTTCCCGCGGCGAGGGCTCCAAGAACGCCATGAGCGCCCTGGGCGCCGCGCTGAACGTGAGCCCCGAGGCCTTCCTGGAGTACAAGACCGCGCTCTACTCGGCGAAGTACCACCCCGAGGAGACGGACGACAAGTTCAAGAGCGACGCCTACTTGATCAAGGTCGCGAACACGGTCGCCGCACTGAAGAACAACACCGCGTTCCAGAGTGCCGTCAAGGACGGCAAGTACGACGCCTGGGGCCTGGCCATGTCGGAGACGTTCAACACGAACAAGGACGACGTGAACGGCACCCCGAGCCTGGTGATGGACGGCAAGAAGCTCACCGGAGCGGACGGCCAGGCCGCGCCGATGTCCGTCGCCGACTACACCAAGGCGATGGAAGCGGCTCTCAAGGGCTGA